Below is a genomic region from Ziziphus jujuba cultivar Dongzao chromosome 7, ASM3175591v1.
GAATGACTTATTTCCGATACAATTTACACTATGAATTGAGAAAACGCAAATTTTGGTTTtatctaaccaaaaaaaaaaaaaaaaaaaggaggcaaAAAATTTCAACTATTTGTTGGAGGAGTTGAAAGGAGTTTCAAGGACCTTCTAATCTTTAATGTGGAAACCATTTCATGAAACTTCACTGAAAAACAATGAGTTTTAAGTTTCTACCACAATAGAAAAGTCATGGAGCACATGGCTTGGGACAAAtctcattatatttaatttgacatCTATTTAATGTTTTACACATGGTAAATCTAAATCTACTGATTtaactataaataataataataataaattatgtgGAGCAACTATAGAAGATCGTTTTGGCTATATTATCTAATTACAGCTTTATCAATTAatcatttttctgtttttctttttctttttttaattccctTGGACAGTCCTTTTTGTGCTTTAATTTGCTATTAAGAAGGAAATCCAGTGTCAGaggtaactttaaaaaaaaaaaaaaaaaaacttgaaaacctaaaacagaaaaaaaggaaaaatgttgGAAAAGAAATCCTAGCATGACAGGTATTTGTCATCCTAATAAATGACAACCTCAAAGAAGATCTTGATCAAGAAGAAAAGTGTCTCATTCTTTTTATTAGAAATCGTTTAGTGATCAAACGCTAGCGATAATATTTACTCAATGACACTGATTTGGCTGTTACCTATTAAAATGATGACCACCAGTTATGCATTCTCCACCTAAACGACAGCACATTGACATGCTAGCTCTACATACTTTGTTCTTTAGCaaattatcactttttttttttcttttttttccaaccaaCTAATATTTTAGCCAATTAAgcaccaattattaaattgcttgtaataaatggaaatttaatcttttttatttttggttttatgggAAAAATAACTGACTTTGAGATACTCAATATCCTAAGGAAACTTTAATTAAATGACAAAAACACCCTCATGGATATAAAAacccagaaatttttttttttttgtaaaaactggaatttttatgttatttaatataaaattaaatgaacgTGACTGAAAGTTTCCAAATATTTCCACTAGTTCTGCCCCAGCAGATACTTTGATTCACGCCAGACCCAAAAATTATATTCTCTCAGTAAAACAAGGGATTTTGCCTTTACTCGTTATCAACTTTTTCTGATTTTCCCacatatggaaaataaaaatttaatgaaaaataaggctCACATTCAAGGCTATTATAGTAAttcaataaaacttttttttattttattttttctctctctaatctCCCACTGGTTACGCAGATCTGCAAGTATAAAGCTTTTGTAGTAGTTTCAGACAGAGACAGAATGGTACAGTAGCAGATAAGAAAGAATTAGCTTCCTCTTCATGACTGTACAATGTCCGTAATAAGGGGTGGAAGTTActtttctaataataaaaacaattaggTCGATCAACTTCTTTGAGAACGACTTTTTCAAATACCGAAAgaacctcaaaaaaaaaaaaaaaaaaaaaaaaaaaagaaaaaaaaaatggtggaaCAGTCAGCTAAAGACGATGTGAGGGGTAAGACAGAACCCACTAACCAGAATGCCAGTTTTTCATATTTAACAGCAAATTGCAACTAAGAAAGGaagcaaaactaaataaaatatataaaatttgaagttCCTTCTTCCATTGTTGTTGAATGTTTCAGAATTAGTTTGTTACAGAAacaaaacagagttttttttaaagaaaatgaattACAGTTAGAACATGAAAGAAGAGCGACTTATAAATATAGAGTAAaataacttttgaaaaaaaaaaaaaaaaaaaaaaaaaacctctctggCAGAACAATTTTGACATAATATCAGATCCAAGCATCACCGAAAAGTGTGACCAAAAATTTGTACCTTTTGAATCGAGCTAATCTGTGGGAGAAAAACCGAATGTGAAAAGCTTCATTGCCTAATGGGTTTTCACAAATTCTGCATCAGACACTGCTGAGAGCTCGATTTGGCTAATTTCATCATCATCCATAGGAGCAGGAAGATTAAGATCTATCAAACTGTCTCCTCCGAACTTAATTAAGCTTTTCACAGAATTAGTTGCTGATGAACCAGTAACATGGGATCTCTTATGCCCACCAAGAGCTTGCCCAGATGAGAAAACTCTGAAACAAACTGGGCATTCATGGATTTTCTTATCCTGGATAAAGCTCGAAGTTCCTGCATTCTCTTGCACCAATTCAGCCTCGTAAGTAGGATTTGAGAGTTTGATCTTCTTGTGGCTTGCTCTGTGCCCACCAAGTGCTTGATAAGATCGAAACACTTTCTTGCATGTTTCACACTTATACTTCCCTCGTGTTCTATTCTTAGAAGATTTGAGCTCCTCGGATTCATCAGTGTCCTCCAAGGATCTCTcaccttcatcttcttgttcttcttcttggtCTTCTTTTTCGTCctgttgttgttcttgttttttCCATTTGTCCCTTGATAGCATCATGAGACAAAAAGCAACATCTTCTTCCGTGGTTGTATCAGAAACCGAACTCACCGGTTCTGGCTCAGCCCATGACTCGGTCTTACTcagtttgttgaatttaatcttattgttattattcatAACACCCTCTTCTTGCTCTTCAATTttctggtggtggtggtggtggtggtattGAAGTTCTGACATACCCGATTTTCGAGTCCTCTTGGATCGTCTCCGAGTTGGGTTCTTCGACGACTCGGTCTCACTCTCTCTGTCCTGAAGCACCACAGACCCAGCATCCACAGCAAAAGAGAACTCAGGATCTCCCAAACGAATGCTTCTCTTTGGATTCTCTCTCAGCCCATAATACGCACCAAGCTTCTCTTCATCTCCATCCTCTGTTCCTTCTTCAtcggaagaagatgaagaagatgaagctgaCTCGGCCTCTTCAGTGAGTTGGATGGGATGTGGTTGAGGTTGTAGTGATTGTGTTTGTTGTggttgtggtggtggtggtggtggtggtggtggtgattcttcttcatcttcaggTTTTGGAGGAACAGGCAGGTTCATCATGTGAGACCTCATATGACCTCCCAAAGCTCTTCCATTAGAGAAGCTCCTCAAGCAGAGCTTACACTTATGCTTCTCCATTTACAAATACCCAAATCCCAGAAAACAGAGCAAAAACAGAGAGCAcacagaataagaaaaaaaaaaaaaaatactgcctatttctctctctcaaagAGCTTGTGTGAAGCTCtttgctttctctttctctctttctatgagagagagagtgggAACTAAAAAGGAGTAGGTGACAAGCATTCCTCCACCAAGAGTGATATATACAAAGTTacagaggaggaaaaaaaaaatggtaattaaTTGGAAAACGAAAatggtctttttatttttattttttatttggtggtattaaaacaatttctttctcttaaaacggcaggaaaataataaaaaaatttaaaaaataacaatcaattaaattttaattaataaaaagcgTATGCATGAAGAGAGGAAGAGCGACATGTAACATGCGAACCTTGCCCGTTTCTGTATTTATTCCCACCATCCCTCCTTTATTTTTCACCTCTTTTTGTAATTTCCACAATTACCCTCCTTCCCCCGTCAATATCTTTTAATGAAATaacattgataataataataaagttcatACCAAAGAGAAGATTATCTGTTTTTACTGTTAGAAAATGCTGGGTCTTTATTTAACTTGTAAAAGTTACTGTTTTAGATTATGAAtgtctttattattattcttttctaGAATTTATTGTgactaattctaattttgaaaaattcttgcgggatattttggtaattaaaggCGAGGTTACCAGAATAAACCGGTGGCTTGCTTGTCCAAGTCAAGGAAACTGCTGGGGTTTGTTGTAACGACGAAGCAGAATAAAAACACCCAAGGCGTCCAAAGGAGAAACGAACCCCACCATTACTTAAATTCACACCGCTGTGACCTGAAAATCAGTGACAGGCacagtatatattatatgaaagcAGCACAAGTAACCACCGAATCAACGTGTCATCACCAAACCAGATCATCATGTGGACCCCACATGATCTACAATCAGTTCATGGGGTACGGTTacttttggaggaaaaaaaaagcttgCACCTCAATAAAAACGGAATccgattgatttatatttttcagatTCTGTGTTGCTACCTTTATACCGGTTGGTGACTTTAGCATTCGGGCTAATCTTCTcccatttttataaaatattaaaaatagtttttttttttgataattatagaattaaatggtaattaaaaagataaattaggTATTAAATATTAGTTAGGCAGGGTGTTAATGGTATTCCTTTAAACTTGGATCTTTGGTTGAAATGTGTGATTGGAAATAAAGGGTGGGGAAAGGAGAGGGAAACTAACCTCCCCCATTGAGAACGGAGTTTTCTATGGGGAAGTAAATGCCGTTTTGTTAGGGGTTGGTAGACCCAATCCTAATCCTATGTGCCCCCCACATTTTCATTCTAAACAAGTCCGGTCCATCATCCATGTGGGTTTTTCCATTTACACATTGTTGAGTAAAGCCCTTGGACAAAAGTAAAGAAACACccacaaaaaattttaaattaaaaattaaaaaaatataaatttattaattggtCAATTATTGCTTAAGTACTTCTAATTGTCTTTGGAATTGCCATTGTCAACATGCCACATTTGTGACTTAATTGGTCTTTTCTTCCTATTCACTCGTTTTCTCTCCCTTGTTAAAAATCAAACCCCCAATATccgttttttcttttcaattcatATCTATGTCATTGTCACTCTGTTTTTATTACAGCATTAGCATTTTAGCTAGCTAGACTAAGCATGCTAAAtactttttgttattattaatattcctcAACATTAATGTATCCAACAATGGTTGTAGATTGGGTCAGTATTATGAAGACAGATTAAAAAATTTAGGTGTTCATGATCCATGTGACATGTTCATGAGACTTGCATAAAACAATGTTAGATGGTATCTTCTATGGAAATTCTCTTCAACATGTGAGATTCACCCATCACtatatgattcttttttttttttttttggggtaattttttatttgttactcTTATTATTTTCGGTTAGAATGAGGAGGgttatttatatggaaattcaaTGGAAGCTAATTACAATAATGGTGTACTATTTGATGGTAGAAGTTAAGTTACATAATTTGTACTGCTttataatttcttctttttatttccttttttatcaCAGTAAGAAGCTTCCTAACATGTTGTCAAATCCCCTGTTTTTCCCctgtttttctctctttgttgttttctttttgtagagTGGACTATGTATAACCTActaattttttggtaaatagacTATAACCTACTAAATCTCGATTCATATAAGCATTCTCGCACCAAAATCTTATAGAAAGAATAAAGTGATTCTAATAAGAAACACTGTAGTTTCTGATTGATTTCATTTTGATAtacattctttctttcttttttcttttttttttttttaaattttaagttgaATACAGATGGGAaagcaatattattttaatgcattttaacttttatttttgtttagctTGTTGGCAGACGTACTACATGTAAACAGTTTAAAaccttgtaaaaaataaaaacgaaagtACTAGTACAGAAAACCATGGTAGGGggaaatttcatgaaaaagtGCAAAGTTAGCATCGCAATGTATGTACTAGTGCTGTTGCTAATGATGAcaataattatttgttgttatttgttggttttgttttgttttgtttttgtttttaatttttaatttttaatttttttccatcttcGGTCCAAAATTTCGTAGccaataagatttttaataattctctatttttttctttttttaagagcgatatattcaatttagaatttgatggatttaaaataaattatagactttaaaggatttgatggattgttatggaattctacagatTCCGGTAAAAATTttgtaagaatccaatgaaatctttaaatttataggtggatttcatattgacaattttcttcacaatttccctgttaaaatcctttcaaatctattaaaatccatcattttttaaaatcttttaaaatcaatgactttttgaataccaccagattttaaaagaattctataaagtcctaattgaatacatctagattttaatggacttttataaaatccattaaaatctgaatcgaatatcattagatttgtatggactcctttaaaatctaaatcgaatacctcaaaactttaaaagacttttaaaatttttcaaattctaaattgaatacctcCCCCTAAATATCTATG
It encodes:
- the LOC107424180 gene encoding zinc finger protein ZAT9, translating into MEKHKCKLCLRSFSNGRALGGHMRSHMMNLPVPPKPEDEEESPPPPPPPPPQPQQTQSLQPQPHPIQLTEEAESASSSSSSSDEEGTEDGDEEKLGAYYGLRENPKRSIRLGDPEFSFAVDAGSVVLQDRESETESSKNPTRRRSKRTRKSGMSELQYHHHHHHQKIEEQEEGVMNNNNKIKFNKLSKTESWAEPEPVSSVSDTTTEEDVAFCLMMLSRDKWKKQEQQQDEKEDQEEEQEDEGERSLEDTDESEELKSSKNRTRGKYKCETCKKVFRSYQALGGHRASHKKIKLSNPTYEAELVQENAGTSSFIQDKKIHECPVCFRVFSSGQALGGHKRSHVTGSSATNSVKSLIKFGGDSLIDLNLPAPMDDDEISQIELSAVSDAEFVKTH